Below is a genomic region from Brassica rapa cultivar Chiifu-401-42 chromosome A08, CAAS_Brap_v3.01, whole genome shotgun sequence.
AACACGCTTTATTTCGTGAaaagtttatactttatatagCTTTTGGACAACTTATTGTATTTTCTTTCATCTGATAATTGTTTTACAAAGATAATATTCCTAACAAGATAGTTAAAAAGAGTGACAGATATCGATTTTGTCTTCAGAAAGATAAAAGTATTGATTCTACGTTCAATTATGCGATGATGCATATCATACTAGATGTGTTGATGCGTTGTACTTGTAAAGTAATATGCTACGTAATGCTACATGTAATAAGCAGATGTTCTTGTTCATGCTAAAGTAAATATTCGTGCTTCAGCATTCAAGATCTACCAATTCAACTTTATTAGAGAGATGTGCATAAATCAatacaaacatatattttaataaacttaaaTAAATTCGGAATACTTGATGCAtattgattatatttttttatcaaaatattgcACATTCAAGATCTACTAATTCAACTTTTTAGAGAGAGATGTGCATAAATCAGCATGCTATTACAAACATGtattttaataaacttaaaTAAATTCGGAATACTTGATGCATATTGATTATATTTTTCATCGAAATATTGCAAAACGTCTATTGCCCCTGATAACTTTCTAAAAACTATAATAACGAAATTTTTGGGTAAAGAACCCACTATCCATCATTTTACTATGAAAAGAGCAGTAGTCGACTtttgaaacaaaagaagaaaactaTCCACTTCTAGGCTCAGGCATTCAAATGATCAAATCAAACGAAGAAATTTTGATGTATGTATTTTGGAATTTAAATGTAAGCTCAATTGAAATCTTTGTGTAAGTTAAGACATAGATATCCAATACCTAACTTATGACCAAAATTCAATTCGACTAAGATGCGtccatatattttcaagtatcatatccaaataacatatataatacaCATGTTTATATCTTTGTCACATTAATCCTTCCACTAATTTCTAAATGATGTTAGAGAGTTCCCTGGCAATATATAACCCTTTACATACATGCATGATGCATATATGATTTATCATATGGATGCGTATAAaagtatttgtttattttcagtACGACAAAGATTCCCACTCGGAATGTTTTAGTTCTTTTATTATacaattctctctctctctctctctctctctctctctctcataaatctctctctctctctctctcataaaGCAAATGTGATCAGACAAAAGCATACAACGAATTGCATTCAAAAAAGTTTTCTAAACCATCAAATTTTCCTCTCTTCATCCAACAAGCACACAGAGATTTGTTTCGTTTCGAATCTAGAGTCaaaccaagaaaataaaatattaggtTTCATATCTGCTGATTTAAGGAAACTCATCTATGGATACGGCTCAATGGCCACAGGTATAcacacaaacatatatatatatattacaactCACTATGTATGTGTTGATCGATGTAGATTAGATCAGTTGATTCTTCTTACTCGTGGTACTTGATTTAGCTTAGAGTTTAATGTTACCGGATCTTCTTCGTTTGATGGTTCTATTCTCTTCAACAGgttttacatattatatatatgtatatgtatttttcCACTTTACCTTTATTAatttgctttttcttttatgtttttggttactgttttttttctcaaatttccAATCATTTATGTCTTGATGAAAAACCATTTATTGTTCataattaaacaatatatttaaatgatatttttacatatataagtCTATGGTTTGTGCTAATGGTTGGAAGATCTGCTTTTGTCATTTTGATGATAAGGAGATTGTAGTGAAGCCCTTGGAAGAAATAGTAACAAACACATGCCTAACGCCGCGAGCGTCACAGCCGCAACCACCACCATCGGTTGGGGCGGcgggtgtagctgagaggaagacaCGGCCAGAAAAAGACCAAGCTATAAACTGTCCAAGATGTAACTCAGTCAACACGAAGTTTTGTTACTACAACAATTATAGCTTGACGCAGCCAAGATTCTTCTGCAAAGGTTGTCGAAGGTATTGGACGGAAGGCGGTTCGCTTAGGAATATCCCTGTAGGTGGTGGCTCAAGAAAGAACAAGAGATCTCACTCTTCTTCAATTTCTTCTTCCTTGGATATTAGTAAAAATCACTCGGATTCTACACAACCAGCTACAAAGAAGCATCACTCTGATCATCATCCTCACCACCACCTCATGAGCATATCTCAACAAGGGCTGAccggtcaaaaccctaaaaTCTTTGAGACGACTCAACAAAATCTCAATTTAGGTTTTCCACCACATGGGTTGATCAGGACCAACTTCACTGACCTCATCCACAACACTGGCAACAACAACACGAGCACTAACAATCCATTTATTGGTTCTTCATGTTCTGCCACGTCAGCTCTGGCAACTTCCCCTCTGGATCTCATAAGAAACAACAATTGTAACAACAGGAATACTTCGAATTCTTCATTCATGGGGTTTCCAGTTCATAATCAAGGTCCAACATCTGAAGGATTTTCAATGCAAGATCATTACAAGCCTAGTAACTCAAACACCACACTGCTAGGATTTTCATTAGATCATCATCATGATAATAGTGAATTCCACGGAGGATTTCAAGGAGGAGAAGGAAGAGAAGTTGGTGATGATGTGAATGGAAGGCACTTGTTTCCTTTTGAAGATTTGAAATTGCCAGTTTCTTCGTCTTCATCAGCAACAATTAATATCGACGTTAATGATCATCAGAAGCGAGCAAGTGGTGGAGATGCAGCTGCAACTTCTGGTGGATATTGGACTGGGATGCTGAGTGGAGGATCATGGTGCTAATTTTTCTCTGTTTGGTGATGAAAATAGTACTATTATTAATGGTTAATTATtgctatttatttaattaatcaaTGTGTTCTCAGTTTCACTTTGATGTTCTTATTGCtgggttttctttttttttttattgtttttgggGTTAATTTGGATATAAGGACATTATTGGGGGTGCATGCATATTGAATGCATAATTTGTTTTTGAGTTTTGTTATGGCTCACTAACACAGGTTATAAATGACACGTTGGCTGGTCTTTTGATGTTCcttctcttttttgttttttggtttaaCGTTCCTTCTCTTATTGTTTCTGTTTTCATGTCTTTTTCGACTAATAATTTAAGACGTTATAATTAAATAAGTACAAACACATTTGTATTTATAGTGTGTGACTAATTATCTGCAGCAGCATagtatgttttgtttatttggtCATGCAACGCATGTATGTCATAACTTAAAATAATGcacataattaataaaaatatcatgagaaaattaaattttaagagACAGGTAAGCTCTGATGACTTTCACATGGTCCTCACTAAATACACTTAATTAGTTGCCAAAGACTGGTTAAAGCCCTACCATTCCAACTAATCCATTTATGAAACCATGATAATCCATTTAATGAATGGGTTCGTTCCTGACAACAAAAACGATTGATTGGACTAGTTTAACAATAGCTGGGAAAGGTACCTAATTAACTTGATGAATTTTGATTGTCTTACGGAATGCTAAAGTTTGGAAAATGTTGATTTCATGCACTTGTTCTAAATTGCTTTTATTAGGAAAACACTGAAATGTTAGGTTTTCGATGTGCTAGGCAGGAGGAActaataaattacataaaaataaattgaggAGAGGGAAGAATAATGTGATGAATATGTCCCAGCTGGTGACTTTGAAGGTGGGGCCCACCAAAACATTCTCCTTGAAATCTGTGTGTTTGAAATTATTCATCCCACTATGATTTCAGCTCCATCAATCTAGATCTTGACCctttgtctgttttttttttctttt
It encodes:
- the LOC103834967 gene encoding dof zinc finger protein DOF4.6 isoform X2, with amino-acid sequence MDTAQWPQEIVVKPLEEIVTNTCLTPRASQPQPPPSVGAAGVAERKTRPEKDQAINCPRCNSVNTKFCYYNNYSLTQPRFFCKGCRRYWTEGGSLRNIPVGGGSRKNKRSHSSSISSSLDISKNHSDSTQPATKKHHSDHHPHHHLMSISQQGLTGQNPKIFETTQQNLNLGFPPHGLIRTNFTDLIHNTGNNNTSTNNPFIGSSCSATSALATSPLDLIRNNNCNNRNTSNSSFMGFPVHNQGPTSEGFSMQDHYKPSNSNTTLLGFSLDHHHDNSEFHGGFQGGEGREVGDDVNGRHLFPFEDLKLPVSSSSSATINIDVNDHQKRASGGDAAATSGGYWTGMLSGGSWC
- the LOC103834967 gene encoding dof zinc finger protein DOF4.6 isoform X1 — its product is MDTAQWPQICFCHFDDKEIVVKPLEEIVTNTCLTPRASQPQPPPSVGAAGVAERKTRPEKDQAINCPRCNSVNTKFCYYNNYSLTQPRFFCKGCRRYWTEGGSLRNIPVGGGSRKNKRSHSSSISSSLDISKNHSDSTQPATKKHHSDHHPHHHLMSISQQGLTGQNPKIFETTQQNLNLGFPPHGLIRTNFTDLIHNTGNNNTSTNNPFIGSSCSATSALATSPLDLIRNNNCNNRNTSNSSFMGFPVHNQGPTSEGFSMQDHYKPSNSNTTLLGFSLDHHHDNSEFHGGFQGGEGREVGDDVNGRHLFPFEDLKLPVSSSSSATINIDVNDHQKRASGGDAAATSGGYWTGMLSGGSWC
- the LOC103834967 gene encoding dof zinc finger protein DOF4.6 isoform X4 encodes the protein MATVKPLEEIVTNTCLTPRASQPQPPPSVGAAGVAERKTRPEKDQAINCPRCNSVNTKFCYYNNYSLTQPRFFCKGCRRYWTEGGSLRNIPVGGGSRKNKRSHSSSISSSLDISKNHSDSTQPATKKHHSDHHPHHHLMSISQQGLTGQNPKIFETTQQNLNLGFPPHGLIRTNFTDLIHNTGNNNTSTNNPFIGSSCSATSALATSPLDLIRNNNCNNRNTSNSSFMGFPVHNQGPTSEGFSMQDHYKPSNSNTTLLGFSLDHHHDNSEFHGGFQGGEGREVGDDVNGRHLFPFEDLKLPVSSSSSATINIDVNDHQKRASGGDAAATSGGYWTGMLSGGSWC
- the LOC103834967 gene encoding dof zinc finger protein DOF4.6 isoform X3, yielding MDTAQWPQIVVKPLEEIVTNTCLTPRASQPQPPPSVGAAGVAERKTRPEKDQAINCPRCNSVNTKFCYYNNYSLTQPRFFCKGCRRYWTEGGSLRNIPVGGGSRKNKRSHSSSISSSLDISKNHSDSTQPATKKHHSDHHPHHHLMSISQQGLTGQNPKIFETTQQNLNLGFPPHGLIRTNFTDLIHNTGNNNTSTNNPFIGSSCSATSALATSPLDLIRNNNCNNRNTSNSSFMGFPVHNQGPTSEGFSMQDHYKPSNSNTTLLGFSLDHHHDNSEFHGGFQGGEGREVGDDVNGRHLFPFEDLKLPVSSSSSATINIDVNDHQKRASGGDAAATSGGYWTGMLSGGSWC